The following nucleotide sequence is from Mytilus edulis chromosome 13, xbMytEdul2.2, whole genome shotgun sequence.
CccataaaaaatcatatatatccacaaaaattggtagagacgaaaaataaatgaatccacaatatctTATCAATACAAGAATGATTTggacaaaataatattttaaagtttgtttggCATGATAAGTTACGGTAAACAGTCTCACCTTGCTCGATCAACGTTTTCTTGCAGTACTGACACGTGGCTGCATTTCTTTGGTAACACAATAATTCCTGCAAcatagtaaatagttatcaaatgtaccactataataattaaatacgccagacgctcgttttgtataaataagactcatcagtgtcagatcaaaatagttataaagcgaaccaagtacaaagatgaatagcattgagaacccaaaattccaaaagtacCTTATACATATTATAAGAATCATGAAATGTTTAATTCACTTGTTTGATAATCCTATGTAAAAAGTGTTTTCTTTCATGAGGAATAAAGTCTTTTGTGCAGATttctaaaaaatgaataaaagtaagGATAGGTAGTAAGTTTCCCAAAGttacaaatttcaaatacaaacacCAAGACATGACTATACATCATAAGCTTAAGACTAAGTCCTGCAAAAATGAGCTAAATCCATACCAGATACATTGTAGTAAGCTTTAAAAGGCACTGAAGTGACTATATATGAAGCAAtagttatttgaaaaaagaaattttctttaaaaaaataacacataatgatcaacaaatatgacagacagcaaaaaTGAACACCActgaattagaaaaaaagactgaGTTGGAACAAACATAATATGCAGAATCTGACGGTTAAACCTAGTTTTTAAAAATCAACCCCTGTATATTTATCTAACATAATTATTTTTGACAGACAGCTTTGCATTGTTTTATGTTTGAAGTAATCCATATTTATTCTCAGGATGAAAATATAAAGGACATGTTAGTACCACTGTTGGCACCGATGAAATATATCGAACAATACTATGTTAATCCAGCCATAACTAGGGTTGAGTAATTGCTAGTGAGCTATGATCCTTAAATATATGAATGACAATATATTACAATGTTTCAATTATATTTAGGTTTCTACATAGACTATGCATTAATAAGCCAAATATTcgaatttgtcaaaatatttaaaaaaaaaaaaaaagatgcaacaTTCACAAAACtcaatattcttttaatttatgttttgaaatattaaaagaaatagtCTTACCTGTATATCAGAAGTTATTCCTTGAATATGAGACCCCATCACCTGCACACTAGAACTAATTCCTTGAATTTGAGGGCCAATCATCTGCATACCACAACTAATTCCTTGAATTTGAGTGCCCATCTGCAAAAAGGGTGGTTAAAAATCTATAAATTATTcatattaaatcaaaataaagCAGATGAAATAAAATCATTTGACAATATATTAGCATGTATAAATTATGCAATGTCTGTATATTTCTCTGAGCGGGTTAAATATTAATACAACTTTTTCGTGGAATTTGACTATTCATTGCTAAAACATGCTATTTTttcacaataatatatattttttagcaaCATTATTTATCTTAGGTGAAAGTCACATACTTAAGGTCAGGTTCTTCATCCTCTTCAAAAAAATCGAAAGGATGTATTCCCTtgatatgtatgtatgtatatttatTGTGTTAATACATGTTGGTCACAAACGGTAAAGTTTAtacgacaataaaatatttgattcaatttgatttgatttgataaacAAACACAATCAAAAGATTAAACATTTCAATATCAAATTTTTCGAATTTTAACTGGGCAGAAGAATTACTTGCCTCATTCAGTTTCTTGTGAATATTCAAAAGATCTATACTGTATCTATTACACAGTCCTTCATCAAGTGGTCTCTTTTCTATCCTGATAAGGTCATCTTGTTTATTTGGATCTAGATGTAGGACAAAATTAGTCAGGTCTGTCCACAGGCTTTTATATTCTGTCTCATTTATTTTACCTTCTGTGTTGTGGCTGAGATAGTCATTTTTGTAACGACGTAATTTCCGAATAGCGTTTTCTTCAGAAGTTCCAAGATGGCAGCAATTCAATAGAATTAAAGTTGCTAAAGTTATATCAAGATCATTAAGCTGGACAGGGTTTGCTATGAACTTGCAATGACAGTTGTGGCCAGATTGGCCTGGATTCTCAGTGTACAACAGATCCCACTGGCAGTAAATCAGCGGAAGTTTTGAGTTGTTGCGACAATTCATATTGTCCTTACAACAGTAGGCATTTCTGTGTCGTAAATGAAACAGTATGTGTAATACTGGTAGAGTGCAAAGAAAAGCTTGAAATGACCTCAGACCTTTATTCGAGTAGTCCTTTTCTAATCTGGCCCTGAACAGTGGTTGAACAATCTCAAAGATGACTGATCCTACGATAAAGTACCTCCGACGGTCCTC
It contains:
- the LOC139500049 gene encoding uncharacterized protein gives rise to the protein MDIEDRRRYFIVGSVIFEIVQPLFRARLEKDYSNKGLRSFQAFLCTLPVLHILFHLRHRNAYCCKDNMNCRNNSKLPLIYCQWDLLYTENPGQSGHNCHCKFIANPVQLNDLDITLATLILLNCCHLGTSEENAIRKLRRYKNDYLSHNTEGKINETEYKSLWTDLTNFVLHLDPNKQDDLIRIEKRPLDEGLCNRYSIDLLNIHKKLNEMGTQIQGISCGMQMIGPQIQGISSSVQVMGSHIQGITSDIQELLCYQRNAATCQYCKKTLIEQGMDGRKLNSYKLGQDIFYQDGEIDLKSFLNDHDIDRIADVVIMDDGRLVMCLHDQSKLLICNTDGSKEATIPVKDMPCSITAVNNFTVAVTFFQTFITQLIALTLTINPHLNPYQ